One Lytechinus pictus isolate F3 Inbred chromosome 12, Lp3.0, whole genome shotgun sequence genomic region harbors:
- the LOC129273049 gene encoding G-protein coupled receptor 83-like encodes MSSDAISTITTEVVEPSMSATVEVPGLACETYRDTDFSLYLQCLSDTRQVEDGIEDEEDFHNISLPEQYVLTVGLGNSRPVFIFLYSLVFVVSFVGNFGVCYIVVRKSRMRSVTNFFLANQALSDVLMAVLNIPFVVTKQLTNLWAVGVVMCHLVDYMGVMSVYVSTFILTIIAIDRHRVLVHPLRPRITMSTAIVIAISIWILAFLLAIPFAVFVKLVTYEVGSTTGYTCIESYPHEHWFTIENAIAWSTLIFQYILPFTIIAASYISIGRKLWSTRAVGDTMAAQQAATARRKIRTTRLLVLAVLVFGICWLPLHVYLIVTRYMAHHKDAFTYLCCHWFAMCSVCINPIAFCFLNESLRSDIRVTLSKFASRIRGTKNDGVNNQTLSQAGNPHSVTHQSGLTSEAPGSPRMVHKRVGPSDDRNGNLIMVAAIAGNDDLLQGASHV; translated from the coding sequence ATGTCTTCGGATGCAATCTCCACCATCACGACAGAGGTCGTCGAGCCATCGATGTCGGCGACAGTCGAGGTTCCTGGCTTAGCCTGCGAAACATATCGCGATACAGACTTCAGTCTCTACCTTCAATGTCTCTCAGATACACGACAAGTAGAGGACGGAATCGAAGATGAGGAAGATTTCCATAACATTTCATTACCTGAGCAATACGTGTTGACCGTTGGGTTAGGAAACTCACGGCCCGTGTTCATCTTTCTCTACTCTCTCGTGTTTGTCGTTTCGTTCGTTGGTAACTTCGGGGTATGCTACATTGTCGTGAGGAAATCTCGCATGCGAAGTGTCACCAACTTTTTCTTAGCAAACCAGGCGCTGTCTGATGTATTGATGGCCGTACTCAATATTCCTTTCGTGGTGACCAAGCAATTAACTAACCTATGGGCAGTAGGTGTGGTGATGTGCCATCTTGTCGACTACATGGGTGTCATGTCCGTCTACGTCTCGACGTTTATTCTGACAATCATCGCCATCGATAGACATCGGGTCCTTGTTCACCCACTACGACCTCGTATCACGATGTCCACTGCTATTGTGATCGCGATATCAATATGGATTCTTGCCTTCCTACTCGCGATTCCGTTCGCTGTGTTCGTGAAGTTAGTTACCTACGAAGTCGGCAGCACAACTGGTTACACCTGCATTGAGAGCTATCCCCACGAGCATTGGTTCACCATCGAGAATGCCATAGCCTGGAGCACTCTCATCTTTCAGTATATCCTTCCGTTCACCATCATCGCAGCTTCCTATATCAGTATTGGCCGTAAGTTATGGTCAACTAGGGCTGTTGGGGACACAATGGCTGCACAGCAAGCAGCAACGGCCCGCAGGAAGATCCGAACAACAAGATTGTTAGTTCTAGCCGTATTGGTATTTGGCATCTGTTGGTtgcctttacatgtatatctgataGTCACGCGATACATGGCACACCACAAAGACGCTTTCACCTATCTCTGCTGCCATTGGTTTGCTATGTGTAGTGTCTGCATCAACCCTATCGCGTTCTGTTTTCTCAACGAGAGCCTCCGTTCTGACATCCGGGTCACCCTCAGCAAGTTCGCCAGTCGCATAAGGGGCACCAAGAACGATGGCGTCAACAATCAGACGCTCTCGCAGGCGGGAAATCCCCATTCCGTCACCCATCAATCCGGTTTGACATCCGAAGCTCCCGGTTCCCCTCGCATGGTTCATAAGAGGGTCGGTCCATCTGATGACCGGAACGGTAACCTTATCATGGTAGCAGCTATTGCAGGGAACGATGATTTGTTACAAGGTGCCTCTCATGTTTAA